A single genomic interval of Antarcticibacterium arcticum harbors:
- a CDS encoding NAD(P)H-dependent flavin oxidoreductase: protein MPNRITGLFNIKYPLIQAGMIWASGWRLASAVSNAGGLGIIGAGSMYPDVLREHIQKCKLATDKPFAVNLPMLYPQIDKLVEIIIEEGVKIVFTSAGNPKTWTSHLQAHGITVVHVVSSVKFALKSQEAGVDAVVAEGFEAGGHNGRDETTTFTLIPMVKEQLEIPLIAAGGIATGRGMLAAMILGADAVQVGSRFVASEEASSHPNFKQRVVEAKEGDTILTLKELAPVRLLKNKFYTDVEQLYLQNPSKEDLIKLLGRARAKKGMFEGDLEEGELEIGQIAGLIHDIKPAAEIVKEMMAEFEAAKTAVATL, encoded by the coding sequence ATGCCAAACAGAATTACCGGGTTATTCAATATTAAATACCCATTGATCCAGGCTGGAATGATCTGGGCCAGTGGATGGAGATTAGCGAGTGCGGTGAGCAATGCCGGAGGCCTGGGAATTATAGGGGCAGGATCAATGTACCCTGATGTTTTAAGGGAGCATATACAAAAGTGTAAGCTGGCCACAGATAAACCATTTGCGGTAAACCTGCCAATGTTATATCCTCAAATTGATAAGCTCGTAGAGATCATTATTGAAGAAGGGGTGAAAATTGTATTCACATCGGCCGGGAATCCAAAAACCTGGACCTCACATTTACAGGCTCATGGGATTACGGTGGTTCATGTGGTGAGCAGCGTGAAATTTGCTCTAAAATCCCAGGAAGCAGGTGTGGATGCGGTGGTTGCTGAAGGTTTTGAAGCCGGTGGCCACAATGGAAGGGATGAAACTACCACCTTTACACTTATCCCTATGGTTAAGGAGCAACTCGAGATACCGTTGATCGCAGCAGGGGGAATTGCCACGGGAAGAGGAATGCTTGCGGCAATGATCCTTGGAGCAGATGCAGTGCAAGTTGGTTCTCGCTTTGTAGCCAGCGAGGAAGCTTCTTCACATCCCAATTTTAAACAAAGGGTGGTTGAGGCCAAAGAAGGAGATACCATTCTTACCCTTAAGGAACTAGCCCCGGTGCGCCTGCTTAAAAATAAATTTTATACAGATGTTGAGCAACTGTACCTTCAAAATCCCTCAAAGGAAGATCTTATAAAATTACTGGGAAGAGCCCGTGCAAAAAAAGGAATGTTTGAAGGGGACCTGGAGGAAGGGGAACTTGAAATAGGACAAATTGCAGGCCTTATTCATGATATTAAACCAGCTGCAGAAATAGTGAAGGAGATGATGGCCGAATTTGAAGCTGCAAAAACTGCGGTAGCCACTCTTTAG
- a CDS encoding DUF922 domain-containing protein gives MKYSMSLLFLVSVFFVKAQEEADKIFWKKDGLTWGHFEASPDETSSFHANTNAGLSYSWGLKNINGVIELEYEVKSYFNPKGSWVRKGSQNDHLLQHEQLHFDITELHARKLKKQLAEVKVNSLGQQPREVLNRYYKIIDKERTLMQQKYDRETRHSIDKDAQARWHKYIANELNKYNELT, from the coding sequence ATGAAATATTCGATGTCTCTTTTGTTTCTTGTTTCCGTCTTTTTCGTAAAGGCGCAGGAAGAAGCAGATAAGATTTTTTGGAAAAAAGACGGGCTTACGTGGGGTCATTTTGAGGCATCACCCGATGAAACTTCCTCATTCCACGCCAATACAAATGCAGGATTATCTTATTCCTGGGGATTAAAAAATATAAATGGGGTAATAGAATTGGAGTATGAAGTAAAGAGTTATTTCAATCCTAAAGGGTCATGGGTGAGGAAAGGCTCACAAAATGACCACCTTCTGCAACATGAGCAACTACATTTTGATATCACCGAATTACATGCACGGAAATTGAAAAAACAGCTTGCTGAAGTTAAGGTGAATTCACTGGGACAACAACCCCGGGAAGTACTTAACCGCTACTATAAAATAATAGACAAGGAGCGTACATTAATGCAACAAAAATACGACAGGGAAACCAGGCACAGTATTGATAAAGATGCGCAGGCGAGATGGCATAAGTATATAGCCAACGAATTGAATAAATATAACGAGCTTACCTAA
- a CDS encoding OsmC family protein, which translates to MTSKVVYLGELRTACEHLQSGSTIITDAPVDNEGKGEAFSPTDTVATALASCMFTIMGIKARDHEFDLKDTYAVVTKTMASDPRRISRIEINFVLRAEYTEKQRTILERAANTCPVIYSLHPDIEKVITFSY; encoded by the coding sequence ATGACATCAAAAGTAGTATATCTTGGAGAACTTAGGACAGCCTGTGAACATTTGCAGAGTGGCAGCACGATAATTACTGATGCCCCAGTAGATAATGAAGGAAAAGGGGAAGCATTCTCACCAACAGATACGGTGGCAACTGCGCTGGCTTCGTGTATGTTTACCATAATGGGAATCAAAGCCAGGGATCATGAGTTTGACCTCAAAGATACTTATGCTGTAGTCACCAAAACCATGGCATCTGACCCCCGAAGGATCTCCCGAATTGAAATTAATTTTGTTCTACGGGCTGAGTATACCGAGAAACAACGAACAATTCTTGAAAGGGCAGCCAATACTTGTCCTGTAATTTACAGCCTGCATCCCGATATAGAAAAGGTGATCACATTTTCCTATTAA
- a CDS encoding PBP1 and LysM peptidoglycan-binding domain-containing protein yields MKFIIVLCLFFQGLSLTAYAQAYKYHTVAPEENVFRIAQKYGISTEAIYKYNPDARNGVNVGSKLVIPIQDETGNAPGTPAAPQAVTFIDHKVQRQETIYRLSKQYEVSEEDIKRYNKQLYSKELQLGETIKIPVFSKSAVRETRTTPAQPSRPVQITNTREHIILPKETKYGIARKYGMTVNELESLNPTVDVLQPGIMLKVGTNVLDEPVIITGDDFQFYEVQPQETLFGLTQRFQVSQDSLIALNPALKDGLKFGMVLKVPTKDARGRELEDIEIPVAESFEKRSADLSNSLKDFSTKNLVLMLPFNTSKVNKDTISNSRGVLQNDRVMRISLDFYSGVLMALETAKEMGISTNLKVYDTQQQPGTVSSIIQNNNFNNVHAVIGPLFQATSEEAASRLLNQNIPVISPISNRELRGMPNLYQARPSDEMLTDAMINYLRDNSQGKNIIIIADSKNSAVKSKLMNALPNARLVNPAGNNVSSGAISPSLMSDRENWIILESESVALLGSATSAMYRLARGNRIKLFTTNKNSSYDSDIIVNEHLGRLEFHYPSEYKEFDETVTDRFIDTYKSKYGVVPNNYTVRGYDLTLDVLLRLGAMSTLERSVKENIETEYVENKFLYRPKQNGGFSNNAVYIMKLNNDLTLSVAN; encoded by the coding sequence ATGAAATTTATTATTGTTCTATGCTTATTTTTTCAGGGCCTTTCTTTAACTGCCTATGCTCAGGCCTATAAATATCATACGGTTGCCCCGGAAGAAAATGTGTTCAGGATTGCCCAAAAATATGGTATTAGCACAGAAGCAATTTATAAATACAATCCCGATGCCCGCAATGGTGTAAACGTGGGTTCGAAGCTTGTAATTCCTATACAGGATGAAACAGGCAATGCACCCGGAACACCCGCTGCTCCCCAGGCAGTAACTTTCATTGACCATAAGGTACAGCGCCAGGAAACTATTTACCGCCTTTCAAAGCAGTATGAGGTTAGTGAAGAAGACATAAAGCGATATAATAAACAGCTATATTCCAAGGAACTTCAATTAGGAGAAACAATAAAGATCCCGGTATTTTCTAAATCGGCTGTTCGGGAAACACGAACTACGCCTGCGCAACCTTCACGGCCTGTCCAGATAACCAATACCAGGGAACATATAATACTTCCCAAGGAAACAAAATATGGAATCGCCCGCAAATATGGAATGACCGTGAATGAGCTGGAAAGCCTTAATCCTACTGTAGACGTACTTCAACCGGGAATTATGCTTAAAGTGGGAACCAATGTCCTGGATGAACCTGTAATAATTACGGGTGATGATTTTCAGTTCTATGAAGTACAACCCCAGGAAACCCTATTTGGATTGACCCAACGCTTTCAGGTAAGTCAGGATTCCCTGATTGCTTTAAATCCCGCCCTTAAAGACGGACTTAAATTTGGAATGGTGCTCAAGGTTCCTACCAAAGACGCCAGAGGAAGAGAGCTGGAAGATATAGAAATTCCTGTTGCGGAAAGCTTTGAAAAAAGAAGTGCAGACCTTAGTAATTCCCTCAAAGATTTCAGTACAAAGAACCTGGTGCTTATGTTGCCTTTCAATACTTCCAAGGTAAATAAGGATACCATTTCCAACTCACGTGGGGTTTTACAAAATGACAGGGTGATGAGAATTTCTCTTGATTTCTACAGTGGTGTTCTTATGGCGCTAGAAACCGCCAAGGAAATGGGAATATCTACTAATTTAAAAGTGTACGATACTCAACAACAACCCGGTACAGTTTCCTCCATAATTCAAAACAATAATTTCAACAATGTTCATGCCGTTATAGGTCCATTGTTCCAGGCTACATCAGAAGAGGCAGCTTCCAGGCTTTTAAATCAAAACATCCCAGTGATCTCCCCAATAAGTAACCGGGAATTGAGAGGGATGCCTAATCTATACCAGGCCAGGCCAAGTGATGAAATGTTGACCGATGCTATGATCAATTATTTAAGGGATAACTCCCAGGGCAAAAACATTATAATTATTGCCGATTCCAAAAACAGCGCAGTAAAAAGTAAACTTATGAATGCTCTTCCCAATGCCAGATTGGTTAATCCTGCAGGGAATAATGTTTCTTCAGGGGCTATCTCTCCATCTTTAATGAGTGACAGGGAGAATTGGATCATTCTGGAATCTGAAAGCGTGGCTTTGCTGGGAAGTGCGACTTCAGCGATGTACAGGCTGGCTAGAGGGAACAGGATCAAGCTTTTTACTACCAATAAAAATTCGTCTTATGACAGCGATATTATTGTAAATGAACATTTGGGAAGGCTTGAATTCCATTACCCATCTGAATATAAAGAATTTGATGAGACAGTAACCGACAGGTTTATTGACACCTATAAATCTAAATACGGAGTAGTGCCAAATAATTATACCGTTAGAGGTTATGACCTTACCCTGGATGTTTTACTTCGCCTTGGGGCCATGTCTACCCTTGAAAGATCTGTTAAGGAAAATATTGAAACAGAGTATGTAGAAAATAAGTTCCTGTACAGGCCTAAACAAAATGGTGGTTTTTCCAACAATGCTGTTTATATCATGAAATTAAATAATGATCTCACACTAAGTGTAGCTAATTAA
- the guaA gene encoding glutamine-hydrolyzing GMP synthase, with amino-acid sequence MQKNVLILDFGSQYTQLIARRVRELNIYCEIHPYNKVPQDLSGFKAVILSGSPFSVRGEDAPHPDLLNIRKKLPVLAVCYGAQYLAHFNGGKVEASEIREYGRAHLSLIKDAEPLFENIHENSQVWMSHSDTIKELPTNSVRLASTPDVLNAAYRFEDEQTFAIQFHPEVYHSTDGKQLLENFLVKIAGVPQTWTPEAFVGMTVSQLKERIGEDKVVLGLSGGVDSSVAAVLLHKAIGTNLYCIFVNNGLLRKGEFESVLDQYKHMGLNVKGVDASARFLDALAGLSDPEEKRKAIGNAFIEVFDDEAHLIEDVKYLAQGTIYPDVIESVSVNGGPSATIKSHHNVGGLPDFMKLEVVEPLRMLFKDEVRRVGAELEISTEILGRHPFPGPGLAIRILGDVTAEKVRILQEVDAIFINGLKEWMLYDKVWQAGAILLPVSSVGVMGDERTYEKVVALRAVESTDGMTADWVNLPYDFLQKTSNTIINRVKGVNRVVYDISSKPPATIEWE; translated from the coding sequence ATGCAAAAAAACGTACTTATTTTAGATTTTGGCTCGCAGTACACGCAATTGATAGCAAGGCGGGTAAGAGAGCTTAACATTTACTGTGAAATTCATCCCTACAACAAAGTTCCTCAGGATCTATCAGGTTTTAAGGCGGTAATCCTGTCCGGGAGTCCTTTCTCTGTAAGAGGGGAAGATGCCCCGCATCCGGACCTGTTAAATATCCGGAAGAAATTACCGGTGCTGGCGGTATGTTATGGTGCCCAATACCTTGCCCATTTTAACGGCGGGAAAGTAGAAGCTTCAGAAATACGTGAGTATGGCAGGGCTCATCTTTCTTTAATCAAAGATGCTGAACCATTATTTGAGAATATCCATGAAAATTCTCAGGTGTGGATGAGCCATAGTGATACAATCAAAGAATTACCAACTAATAGTGTGAGATTGGCGAGTACGCCAGACGTTTTAAATGCCGCATACAGGTTTGAAGACGAACAAACCTTTGCAATACAATTTCATCCTGAAGTTTATCACTCCACAGACGGAAAGCAGTTGCTGGAAAACTTTTTGGTAAAAATAGCGGGAGTACCTCAAACCTGGACTCCCGAAGCTTTCGTGGGAATGACGGTATCTCAGTTAAAAGAAAGAATTGGAGAAGATAAAGTAGTTCTTGGCCTTAGCGGGGGTGTAGATTCATCTGTTGCAGCGGTATTACTTCACAAGGCAATTGGCACCAACCTGTATTGTATTTTCGTAAATAACGGCCTTTTAAGAAAAGGGGAGTTTGAAAGTGTATTGGACCAATATAAGCACATGGGCTTAAACGTAAAGGGAGTAGATGCTTCGGCACGTTTCTTGGATGCCCTGGCTGGACTTAGTGATCCCGAAGAGAAAAGGAAAGCGATCGGGAATGCGTTCATTGAAGTTTTTGATGATGAGGCACACCTTATAGAAGATGTAAAATATCTGGCCCAGGGAACAATTTATCCCGATGTTATTGAATCGGTTTCGGTTAACGGAGGCCCTTCAGCAACAATAAAGTCCCATCATAATGTTGGCGGACTGCCGGACTTTATGAAACTTGAGGTGGTAGAGCCTTTAAGAATGTTGTTTAAAGATGAGGTAAGAAGAGTAGGGGCCGAACTTGAAATTTCTACCGAGATCCTGGGAAGGCACCCATTTCCCGGCCCGGGACTTGCTATCAGGATCCTGGGAGATGTAACTGCTGAAAAGGTGAGGATCTTACAGGAAGTTGATGCAATATTTATCAACGGGCTTAAAGAATGGATGTTATATGATAAAGTTTGGCAGGCCGGTGCAATTTTATTGCCGGTGAGTTCTGTAGGAGTTATGGGAGATGAAAGAACCTATGAAAAAGTGGTGGCCTTACGGGCAGTAGAATCTACTGACGGCATGACGGCAGATTGGGTGAACCTGCCCTATGACTTTCTTCAAAAAACATCAAATACTATAATAAATCGGGTTAAAGGCGTTAATAGAGTGGTATACGACATAAGTTCAAAACCGCCTGCAACAATTGAATGGGAATAG
- a CDS encoding SIMPL domain-containing protein, whose product MRYLSAIIFAVAIVLAAFFLGNAYVKRAQPKGVISVTGSGSENFTSDLIVWEGQFNRMSPNLKQAYEELNADKERVRKYLVDKGIKDEFFVFNSVQTIEQQENQYQNGNYVGSIFKGYELIQSVKIESEDVELVESVSREITELLNLGVQFNSSPPRYYYTKIADLKIEMISKATDDARLRAEKIAENSGEKLGDLNSASMGVFQITGQNSGEDYSWSGAYNTQDKKKTASITMRLEYEVD is encoded by the coding sequence ATGAGATATTTAAGCGCGATCATTTTTGCTGTGGCTATTGTACTGGCAGCCTTCTTCCTTGGCAATGCATATGTAAAAAGAGCGCAGCCAAAAGGTGTTATTTCAGTAACAGGATCTGGGAGTGAAAATTTTACTTCAGATCTTATTGTTTGGGAAGGCCAGTTCAATCGAATGAGCCCTAATTTAAAACAGGCTTATGAAGAGCTGAATGCAGATAAAGAAAGGGTGAGAAAATATCTGGTAGATAAGGGTATTAAGGACGAGTTTTTCGTTTTTAATTCTGTCCAAACCATTGAGCAACAGGAGAACCAGTACCAGAATGGAAATTACGTAGGCAGTATTTTCAAAGGATATGAGTTGATCCAATCTGTCAAGATCGAATCTGAGGACGTAGAGCTAGTAGAAAGCGTCTCCCGGGAGATAACGGAACTTTTAAATTTAGGTGTTCAATTCAATTCCTCCCCACCCCGTTATTACTATACCAAAATTGCCGATCTAAAGATTGAAATGATCTCAAAGGCAACGGATGATGCCAGATTACGTGCCGAAAAAATTGCTGAAAACAGCGGAGAAAAACTGGGAGACCTTAACAGTGCTTCCATGGGGGTATTCCAGATCACCGGGCAAAATAGCGGAGAGGATTACAGCTGGAGCGGAGCCTATAATACCCAGGATAAAAAGAAAACAGCCTCCATTACCATGCGGCTGGAATATGAAGTGGATTAA